One Gossypium hirsutum isolate 1008001.06 chromosome A11, Gossypium_hirsutum_v2.1, whole genome shotgun sequence genomic window carries:
- the LOC107892683 gene encoding uncharacterized mitochondrial protein AtMg00810-like: protein MKMIIVSLYVDDLIVSSNDEQMIIEFRNSMKNEFDMIDLGRMRYFPGIEVLQKSDGIFISQNKYASEVLKNFGMDESNPIQVPLVPRSKLLKDEDRVKVGKTCYKQVIGSLMYTTAAQPDMMFVVSLASRYMENPTELHLQVVK from the coding sequence ATGAAAATGATAATTGTTAgtttgtatgttgatgatctcaTTGTTTCTAGTAATGATGAGCAAATGATAATTGAGTTCAGAAATTCTATGAAGAAtgaatttgacatgatagatcttgGGAGGATGAGGTATTTTCCTGGTATTGAAGTGTTGCAAAAATCTGATGGCATTTTTATTAGTCAAAATAAGTATGCATCAGAGGTGCTGAAAAATTTCGGAATGGATGAAAGTAATCCTATTCAGGTTCCATTAGTCCCTAGATCCAAGCTTTTAAAGGATGAAGATAGAGTCAAAGTGGGTAAGACTTGCTACAAGCAAGTTATTGGTAGTCTTATGTATACTACTGCAGCACAGCCAGACATGATGTTTGTGGTGAGTCTTGCTAGTAGATACATGGAAAATCCTACCGAGCTACATTTGCAAGTGGTGAAATGA
- the LOC107892015 gene encoding receptor-like protein kinase FERONIA: protein MEFTSKILTSFCLQSLLFLMFPCLFLFFIGHLSVPVAAYTPIENITIDCGSSTGGQSTDGRPWDGDVNGKFTPLEQQSNNNKSSVPSTALTQNSVEQVPYITARLSRSEFTYSIPLTAGQKFIRLYFYPTTYPVFNDPYNKAFFSVKAGPYTLLKNFSALLHAQGQVTLIKEFCVNVDESQRLNLTFTPSPDISDSFAFINGIEVVSMPTNLYYTAGTKDEVPFLGKAEGRSYFLENNTALERVYRLNVGGNQISPGDDTGMFRSWSSDDDYLTIANPSVLPVNNSVNLTFSNIPSFSAPRDVYVTARTMGLNKTENDKYNLTWEFPVDSGFNYYVRLHFCEFQIEVTKQGDRVFEIFLANLTAETQADVITWSTGNGFPVYRNYVVAIGRNGNQKQQNLSVALHPAPTWRTLYSDAILNGLEIFKLSNGVDLSGPNPDPILLSPPGNSPPVPTKSNNTSKTIIGIVVGAIASLVVLSLICFLIFRRKRRVKDSGSNDGASWWSQFSFTTKTTKSTKSTKSRGSSLPSDLCRYFSLSEIKGATNNFDSVFIIGVGGFGNVYKGFIDGGATPVAIKRLNPESQQGAHEFKTEIEMLSQLRHLHLVSLIGYCNDEGEMILVYDYMAHGTLRDHLYNTENAPLAWKQRLQICIGAAGGLHYLHSGAKHIIIHRDVKTTNILLDEKWVAKVSDFGLSRIGPTNMSKAHVSTVVKGSFGYLDPEYYRRQQLTEKSDVYSFGVVLCEILCARPPISRTVEKAQISLAAWAQQCHRRGTLYKIIDPFLRGKIAPECLKKFAEVTMSCLLDEGIERPSMGDVVWGLEFALQLQESGEAKLKSVNGGAATEADIDEEAPFKSQSLELEDDSGDVFSSLGDHVLNSKSTSTFSLTTSDDQSFASKDSERLLSKAVFSEIRNPEGR, encoded by the coding sequence ATGGAGTTTACAAGCAAAATTCTAACTAGTTTCTGCCTTCAAAGCCTGTTATTTCTCATGTTTCCATGTCTCTTCCTCTTCTTCATTGGACACCTTTCTGTCCCTGTTGCCGCTTACACCCCCATCGAGAACATCACAATCGACTGTGGTTCTTCCACCGGCGGTCAATCTACCGATGGCCGTCCTTGGGACGGAGATGTCAACGGAAAATTCACCCCTTTAGAGCAACAAAGCAATAACAACAAATCATCCGTGCCTTCAACAGCACTTACACAGAACTCGGTTGAGCAGGTCCCGTACATCACAGCCCGTCTTTCTCGCTCTGAATTCACCTACTCCATTCCCTTAACCGCCGGTCAAAAGTTCATTCGCCTCTACTTCTACCCGACAACATATCCAGTCTTTAACGACCCTTATAATAAAGCTTTCTTCTCTGTCAAAGCAGGTCCCTATACCCTTCTCAAGAATTTCAGTGCTTTACTCCATGCGCAAGGCCAAGTTACTCTGATCAAAGAATTTTGTGTAAACGTTGATGAAAGTCAAAGGCTAAACTTAACCTTCACCCCAAGTCCTGATATCTCTGATTCTTTTGCTTTTATCAATGGAATTGAAGTTGTTTCCATGCCCACCAATCTATATTATACAGCAGGTACTAAAGATGAGGTGCCTTTTCTAGGCAAGGCTGAGGGACGCTCCTACTTCCTCGAAAACAACACTGCCCTTGAGAGAGTGTATCGACTCAACGTCGGTGGGAACCAAATCTCTCCGGGCGATGACACTGGAATGTTCCGGAGCTGGTCAAGTGACGACGACTATTTGACAATAGCGAATCCAAGCGTTCTTCCCGTTAATAACTCTGTTAATCTCACCTTCAGCAACATACCATCGTTCTCGGCTCCAAGGGATGTTTATGTCACTGCCAGAACCATGGGACTGAACAAGACTGAGAATGATAAGTACAATCTGACATGGGAGTTTCCTGTTGATTCTGGGTTCAATTACTATGTAAGGTTACATTTCTGCGAGTTTCAGATAGAGGTAACGAAACAAGGTGACAGAGTCTTTGAGATCTTCTTGGCTAATTTAACAGCAGAAACTCAAGCAGATGTTATAACCTGGAGTACCGGGAATGGGTTTCCAGTGTATAGGAATTATGTTGTGGCAATAGGAAGAAACGGAAATCAAAAGCAACAAAATCTCTCAGTTGCTTTGCATCCTGCCCCGACATGGAGGACTCTTTACTCTGATGCCATCTTGAATGGGCTAGAAATCTTCAAATTGAGCAATGGTGTTGATCTTTCCGGACCTAATCCGGACCCCATCCTGTTAAGCCCTCCAGGGAATTCACCACCGGTACCAACCAAGTCCAACAACACCAGCAAAACAATAATTGGTATCGTGGTTGGTGCAATTGCGAGCTTGGTTGTTCTCTCTCTCATTTGTTTCTTGATTTTCCGGCGAAAGAGGAGAGTCAAAGATTCAGGTTCCAATGACGGAGCTTCATGGTGGAGCCAATTTTCCTTTACAACGAAAACCACCAAATCAACAAAGTCAACCAAGTCCCGTGGCTCATCTCTACCCTCCGATCTCTGTCGCTACTTTTCCCTGTCTGAGATCAAAGGGGCAACCAACAACTTCGACAGTGTTTTCATTATCGGGGTTGGCGGTTTCGGTAATGTATACAAAGGTTTCATCGATGGTGGGGCTACCCCTGTTGCAATCAAACGGTTGAATCCCGAGTCTCAACAAGGGGCTCACGAGTTCAAGACCGAGATCGAGATGCTCTCGCAGTTACGCCACCTCCATTTGGTGTCGTTAATCGGATACTGCAACGACGAAGGCGAGATGATACTTGTGTACGATTACATGGCTCATGGTACACTTCGTGATCATCTTTACAACACTGAAAACGCTCCTCTCGCATGGAAACAACGTCTACAGATTTGTATTGGTGCCGCTGGTGGGTTGCATTATCTTCACTCGGGTGCAAAACACATCATCATTCATCGAGACGTGAAGACAACGAACATCTTGTTGGATGAGAAGTGGGTGGCTAAAGTTTCGGATTTTGGGTTATCTAGAATAGGCCCTACCAACATGTCCAAGGCACATGTTAGTACAGTGGTGAAAGGTAGCTTTGGGTATTTAGACCCGGAGTATTATCGTCGTCAACAATTGACGGAAAAATCTGACGTATATTCATTtggtgtggtactatgtgaaatACTATGTGCGAGGCCACCAATTAGTCGAACGGTCGAGAAGGCACAGATAAGCTTAGCAGCATGGGCTCAACAATGCCATCGAAGAGGAACTCTTTACAAAATCATTGATCCATTTTTGAGGGGTAAGATTGCACCCGAGTGTTTAAAAAAATTCGCTGAAGTGACAATGAGTTGTTTGCTGGACGAAGGAATCGAAAGGCCATCGATGGGCGATGTGGTGTGGGGACTTGAGTTCGCACTACAACTGCAAGAAAGTGGTGAGGCCAAGCTTAAATCTGTTAATGGTGGGGCtgccactgaagcagacattgaTGAGGAGGCGCCCTTTAAAAGCCAAAGCCTTGAATTGGAAGATGACAGTGGGGACGTTTTCAGTAGCCTCGGCGATCATGTCCTCAACTCCAAGAGCACTAGCACTTTCAGTTTGACGACAAGTGATGATCAAAGTTTTGCCAGCAAGGATTCCGAGAGACTCTTGTCTAAGGCAGTATTTTCCGAGATTAGAAATCCGGAAGGACGATGA